Proteins encoded together in one Bactrocera neohumeralis isolate Rockhampton chromosome 4, APGP_CSIRO_Bneo_wtdbg2-racon-allhic-juicebox.fasta_v2, whole genome shotgun sequence window:
- the LOC126754832 gene encoding serine protease inhibitor 42Dd-like, producing MNGIHLLLLIITAMASCDCVTGQTLTSQLIQSVVSAQPNENVIVSPISIETCLALAYLGAEGQTAEELANSLALKHAGDKQSTAQKFGKLFEKTKSVGSATFRLANRIYLDQRFQISTKYNELAVNQMHANAENVRFANATATAATINSWVEAETDNKIRGLIPANSLDANTALVLVNALYFKAKWLNQFSNHSTTKRDFHMNAARKLEVDMMRQTDTFLYGDFKELDATAVEMNYLDTDVSMLLLLPKSVDGLAALEAKLKSVDLAKLSAAMRTEEVNIQLPKFKFEFDLDLKPVLAQLGVTTMFSDKADFSSMLAEKEKVAVSQAQHKAFIEVNESGTEAAAATYLKIVPLSATFAQQTYQFVADHPFVFAIKDNENVYFVGHVTHF from the exons ATGA ACGGAATTCACCTATTACTTCTCATCATCACCGCAATGGCCAGTTGTGACTGCGTCACCGGTCAAACATTGACTTCGCAGCTCATCCAGTCTGTCGTCAGCGCACAGCCCAATGAGAATGTGATCGTGTCGCCAATTTCCATAGAAACCTGTTTAGCGCTAGCCTACCTGGGCGCTGAAGGTCAAACGGCTGAGGAATTGGCCAACAGTCTGGCACTAAAACACGCCGGCGATAAGCAAAGCACTGCACAGAAGTTCGGCAAACTCTTTGAGAAGACCAAGTCAGTGGGTAGCGCAACATTTCGTTTGGCCAATCGCATTTACCTGGATCAACGTTTTCAAATTTCCACCAAATACAATGAGCTCGCCGTTAACCAAATGCACGCCAACGCCGAGAATGTGCGCTTTGCTAATGCAACTGCAACAGCGGCGACAATTAATAGCTGGGTGGAAGCCGAAACTGATAATAAAATACGTGGCCTAATTCCTGCCAACAGCTTGGATGCCAATACGGCGCTGGTGCTGGTGAATGCGCTCTACTTCAAGGCGAAGTGGTTGAATCAATTCAGCAATCATTCGACTACGAAGCGCGATTTCCACATGAATGCCGCGCGCAAGTTGGAAGTGGATATGATGAGGCAGACGGACACATTTCTGTATGGCGACTTCAAGGAGCTGGATGCCACCGCAGTTGAAATGAATTATTTGGATACAGATGtctcaatgttgttgttgctgccgaaGAGTGTTGACGGTTTAGCGGCGTTGGAGGCGAAATTGAAGAGTGTTGATTTGGCAAAGTTGTCAGCGGCGATGCGCACCGAAGAGGTTAACATACAATTgccgaaatttaaatttgaattcgaTCTGGACCTAAAGCCAGTGTTGGCGCAA TTGGGCGTAACCACCATGTTCAGTGATAAAGCCGATTTTAGCAGCATGCTGGCGGAGAAAGAAAAAGTAGCCGTTTCCCAAGCTCAGCATAAAGCTTTCATCGAAGTTAACGAATCTGGCACTGAGGCTGCAGCGGCTACAT ATTTAAAAATTGTACCGTTATCGGCTACATTTGCACAGCAAACATACCAGTTCGTCGCCGATCATCCATTTGTATTTGCAATTAAAGACAATGAAAATGTCTATTTCGTTGGTCATGTCACACATTTCTAa
- the LOC126754833 gene encoding probable Ufm1-specific protease 1 yields the protein MDEEHQVTRKCYPYQLLRNVQKCLPLPKTNAAAEPSVTAYTKGDFSYFHYNCDGFKDLGWGCAYRTLQSICSWIAGKRGATDVDVLVPSIKEIQQTLVQIGDKENDFVGSHDWIGAIEVFYFLDALYDVVCRIIHIASHEDLKKYANVLKKYFDDYGGLVMMGGDMDAGSKGIAGIHISGNQVYLLVIDPHFSGVPKSVQELVERGYIRWQHTSEFVDSSFYNICLPQLK from the exons ATGGATGAAGAACATCAAGTAACACGCAAATGCTATCCATATCAATTGCTACGCAACGTGCAGAAATGCCTGCCATTGCCGAAAACAAATGCTGCAGCAGAACCCAGCGTCACGGCATATACGAAAGGAGATTTTTCCTATTTTCACTATAATTGCGACGGCTTCAAGGACCTTGGCTGGGGTTGTGCCTATCGCACGCTACAATCCATATGCTCTTGGATTGCTGGAAAACGCGGTGCTACGGACGTCGATGTACTAGTACCAtctataaaagaaatacaacaaacacTTGTGCAGATCGGTGACAAAGAAAATGATTTTGTTGGCTCACATGATTGGATTGGAGCCATTGAAGTTTTCTACTTTTTGGATGCACTCTACGATGTTGTGTGCCGTATCATTCATATTGCAAGCCACGAGGATCTAAAGAAATATGCAAATgtattgaagaaatattttgatgatTATGGTGGCTTAGTTATGATGGGTGGTGATATGGACGCTGGATCGAAGGGTATTGCAGGAATTCATATTAGCGGCAATCAAGTTTATTTACTAGTCATT GATCCCCACTTTAGCGGCGTGCCCAAATCTGTGCAAGAACTAGTTGAACGCGGCTACATACGTTGGCAGCACACCTCGGAATTTGTTGATAGTTCCTTCTATAACATTTGTTTACCTCAACTTAAATAA
- the LOC126754831 gene encoding probable cytochrome P450 6u1, giving the protein MELLQRLLYTALSAASIIYFIVKASLSHWKRRGILHEKPRFLVGNLGGVGGKRHISAVLEQLYEKYKGQAPFIGCYAYLKPMVLILDLDLVRNVLITHCEHFKERGVFGNAPHDPLSANLLQQDGADWQRLNTVVCPAFAQDNISQMLPTLEKVASTMHRSLTQVSEDAAVPVNNLVDCYNIDVISTLAFGISGETLLNSDTEFRRMARSYLKDFNMFRLYFLMYFPNVARLLRYKNYEQAATDYFLKLVRQKLFEQEWSRLDKRNSFFHMFAELKRDRDPKRRLSDEEIAAQAFSFILMGLETCNSAMTFCLYELALQPDLQRRVQEEICNVLKRNENGMDSKNLNDMNLLRQCLNETLRKHTPYSFLLRNTNEDYEVPNSIFMLRPDNHLVIPIAAIHHDPLLYPEPNKFDPERFSKENIKRRHPMAFLPYGAGPRYCLAQQFAEKQMLVGLGTLLRDYSFSPCRETPIPLVYDNKRLVLTPKDKLKLNVQRR; this is encoded by the exons ATGGAATTGCTTCAACGCCTGCTGTACACCGCCTTAAGTGCTGcctcaattatttatttcatagtCAAAGCGAGTCTTTCGCACTGGAAACGGCGCGGTATATTACATGAGAAACCGAGGTTCTTAGTTGGTAATTTGGGTGGTGTTGGCGGCAAACGCCACATTAGCGCTGTGCTGGAACAACTTTACGAAAAGTACAAAGGTCAAGCACCCTTCATAGGTTGTTATGCATATTTAAAGCCAATGGTTTTGATATTGGATTTAGATTTGGTGCGAAATGTGCTTATAACACATTGTGAACACTTCAAGGAGCGAGGCGTATTCGGCAATGCGCCACATGATCCACTCTCGGCGAATTTGCTGCAACAAGATGGCGCAGATTGGCAACGCCTAAACACGGTGGTGTGCCCAGCTTTTGCTCAAGATAATATCTCACAGATGCTACCCACGTTGGAGAAGGTCGCAAGCACAATGCATCGCTCTTTGACACAAGTGTCGGAAGATGCGGCAGTGCCTGTAAATAATTTGGTGGATTGTTATAATATTGATGTCATTTCGACACTGGCGTTTGGCATTAGTGGTGAAACGTTGCTAAATTCCGATACAGAATTCCGTCGTATGGCGCGTAGCTACCTCAAAGACTTCAATATGTTTCGTCTATATTTTCTTATGTATTTTCCAAATGTTGCACGCTTGTTACGCTATAAAAACTACGAACAAGCTGCTACTGACTACTTTCTTAAGCTAGTGCGTCAGAAGCTTTTCGAACAGGAGTGGAGTCGCCTAGATAAGCGAAATAGTTTCTTTCACATGTTTGCGGAGTTGAAACGTGATCGCGATCCAAAAAGACGTTTAAGTGACGAAGAAATCGCAGCACAGGCATTTTCATTTATCCTTATGGGTTTGGAAACATGCAACTCGGCGATGACATTCTGCTTGTATGAATTAGCCTTGCAGCCGGATTTGCAGCGGCGTGTGCAGGAAGAAATATGCAATGTCCTCAAGCGTAATGAAAATGGtatggatagtaaaaatttgAACGATATGAATTTGCTGAGGCAATGTTTGAATG AAACTTTGCGCAAGCATACACCTTACTCTTTCCTACTACGTAATACGAATGAGGATTACGAAGTGCCCAACTCTATATTCATGCTGCGACCAGACAATCATCTAGTCATCCCAATAGCGGCTATACACCATGATCCACTGCTTTATCCTGAGCCAAATAAATTCGATCCGGAACGTTTCAGTAAGGAAAATATTAAGCGACGCCATCCAATGGCTTTCTTACCTTACGGTGCCGGCCCCCGTTACTGCCTAGCGCAACAATTTGCTGAAAAGCAAATGCTGGTTGGACTCGGAACACTGCTGCGTGATTACAGTTTCAGTCCCTGTCGCGAAACACCTATTCCACTGGTGTACGATAACAAGCGTTTGGTGCTAACTCCAAAAGACAAATTGAAGTTAAATGTTCAGCGTAGGTGA